In Mytilus edulis chromosome 6, xbMytEdul2.2, whole genome shotgun sequence, the following proteins share a genomic window:
- the LOC139527356 gene encoding putative uncharacterized protein DDB_G0285119, which yields MNGVNTARLPLIGEGFHIGGVRTDREPPSRSWARIRTCLIDNPKDEEFSRRQEFWSYQNRNRGVVKSLLKKLPNVPFRIKKKKMRQKDIDSERDRIRQTISKLPNISNTEKIMEQDSPGRSTRPRPLGTSKYSDFNFRSSEMNRSNLKEATRKTDKNNNSKDSDFVPNSSRLPLIDDRPTKTSPVKGNSKLDEHSKKVSFSMNDLSTEIDNRCSTAASRSSTVSETAIENYGHTSHGIADMPRTVLDVVSGNSNDNSENLNNSKKKSNNSIPTVSNNHKHWFQRVVGDKELIASNDYENFARTARPLTDRPSDDQPTNSKIPPEKQYSRSGWNVHSQPFFSNYSGTDRHDNRTSRLSSTKVGARSVESRLNDQNYVKNNETEKLKRFERTYQAQSLTQSRIAERLTQGKSPDRYDKSPERNSRLSDRTSPAQTQTPNRLADRLALSRSPERMSQGQGFNRNSPQRQNKLVSMDHQFNDIGQSSPFSPSPRYMGEYKLTKSPPPVSPGRYFPLFPSNGSPMRKIGGGGKNKFQRTNSKQEPIVLPLQESEGYMIS from the coding sequence ATGAACGGTGTCAATACGGCGAGATTACCGCTGATTGGAGAGGGGTTTCACATCGGTGGAGTAAGAACTGATCGTGAACCACCCTCTCGAAGCTGGGCAAGGATTAGGACGTGTTTGATTGATAATCCGAAAGATGAAGAATTCAGCAGACGACAGGAATTCTGGAGCTATCAAAATAGAAACCGAGGTGTTGTGAAATCATTGTTGAAAAAACTACCAAACGTTCCATTtaggattaaaaaaaagaaaatgcgaCAAAAGGATATTGACTCTGAAAGGGACAGAATTCGTCAAACTATTTCAAAACTTCCAAATATATCAAATACGGAAAAAATAATGGAACAGGATTCTCCTGGGCGAAGTACGAGACCTCGTCCGCTAGGAACTTCAAAGTATTCAGACTTTAATTTTAGATCGAGTGAAATGAATAGATCGAATTTGAAGGAAGCAACGaggaaaacagacaaaaataataattcaaaggATAGTGATTTTGTTCCAAATAGTAGTCGTCTTCCGCTGATAGACGATCGACCAACAAAGACTAGTCCGGTCAAAGGAAATTCAAAATTGGACGAGCATTCTAAAAAGGTGTCATTTTCTATGAATGATTTAAGTACAGAGATCGACAACAGATGTTCGACTGCTGCCTCTCGTTCGAGTACGGTATCGGAGACGGCTATAGAGAATTATGGACATACAAGTCATGGTATAGCCGACATGCCGCGAACAGTGCTAGATGTCGTTTCGGGAAACAGCAACGACAACTCCGAAAATTTAAATAATTCCAAAAAGAAATCGAACAACTCGATCCCAACTGTGTCCAATAATCATAAACACTGGTTTCAGAGAGTCGTTGGCGATAAAGAGTTGATTGCCTCGAATGATTATGAAAATTTTGCTCGAACCGCTCGCCCGTTAACTGATCGACCCTCGGACGATCAACCTACAAACAGTAAAATTCCTCCGGAAAAACAGTATTCGAGATCAGGATGGAATGTGCATTCGCAGCCGTTTTTCTCTAATTATAGTGGGACGGACAGGCATGACAATAGAACATCAAGATTGAGTTCGACAAAAGTTGGAGCTAGGTCAGTTGAATCGAGGTTAAATGATCAGAATTATGTCAAAAATAATGAAACTGAAAAACTTAAAAGATTTGAAAGAACATATCAAGCTCAATCACTAACTCAATCAAGAATTGCCGAAAGATTAACTCAGGGTAAATCACCGGACAGATACGATAAATCTCCGGAAAGGAACAGTAGATTATCGGACAGAACGTCGCCTGCTCAAACACAAACTCCTAACCGACTTGCCGATAGACTCGCGTTAAGCCGTTCACCCGAAAGAATGAGTCAAGGTCAAGGTTTCAATAGAAATTCTCCACAAAGACAAAATAAGCTTGTTAGCATGGACCACCAGTTTAATGACATTGGCCAGTCTTCACCATTTTCTCCTTCTCCACGATATATGGGAGAGTATAAACTGACTAAATCTCCACCTCCCGTCTCCCCGGGACGATACTTCCCTTTATTTCCATCGAATGGATCGCCGATGAGAAAAATTGGAGGTGGGGGCAAGAATAAATTTCAAAGGACAAATTCAAAACAAGAGCCAATAGTGTTACCTTTACAAGAATCAGAGGGCTATATGATTTCATAG